Genomic window (Subtercola endophyticus):
CGGGTGCGCCAGCCCAGCCCGTTTCGCTCGTCGTCACCTTCCACCGCCTCGACCGTCACCTCGAGTGCCGCATGGTCGTCGCCGAGGTGCGCGAAACGCCGCAGAGAATCGACGACGACGACGCGTTTCAGCTCGCGCTGCCAGCAAAGCTCGATGTGCCCGAATTCGGCACCGCCCGCCCGGGCGTCCGGTGCTCTCTGCAGGCTCGCGGCGTGCCACACGTGTTCACGGCGGTGCTCGGAGGGCGTCAGAACCTCGACGGTCTCTGCGCGCCAGAACGACGCGTGGTCGTCAGACGAGATGCGCGCCAGCACGGTCTCACCCGGAAGCGTGTCAGCCACGAACACCACGCGCCCGTCGAGGCGCGCCACACTGACACCGCCGTGCGCCACGTTCGTGATCTCGAGTTCGGCGGTCGTGCCCAGGAGTTCGCCCATCGTTCCAGCATCGCACACGCCGCTCTGCCTGCGGCGGTCGCGCAGCGGGCGGGCTGTGGGCGGCGGCAGGCGGCGGCGGGCGGCGGCGGCGGCGGGCGGATGATCTTCGTTAGGCTCCCGCTATGCGGCTCTATCTCGCCTCCACTTCTCCCGCCCGCCTCGCCCTGCTGCGCCAAGTCGGCATCGAACCCGTCGTCGTACCCTCGTTCGTCGACGAGGAAGCGGCTGTAGTCGCCGCAGAATCCGTCGACGGACCCCTCAGCGCCCCTGAGCTCGTTCAGCTTCTGGCCCGACTCAAGGCCGAAGCCGTACTCGACGCCCGGCCGGGAGGCGAGCCGATCGACGGCTTCATTCTGGGCGGCGACTCGGCGTTCGAATTCGACGGCGCGATCTACGGCAAGCCGCATCTGCCCGAGGTGGCACGAGACCGCTGGCGACGACAGCGCGGGCGCTCGGGCGTGCTGCACAGCGGACACTGGCTGATCGACCGGCGCCAGGATGCCGAGAAGACGGTGCCACCGAGCGAATCCGGAGCCGTCGCGGCGGCGAGCGCGGTCGGCTTGGGTGCAGCCGTCGCGGTCGACGCTCTCGGTGCAGTGGGGGCGGTCGACGCAGCCACCGTCGAGTTCGCCGCCGACATCAGCGATGCCGAGATCGACGCATATGTCGCCTCCGGCGAACCGCTCGAGGTCGCCGGAGCATTCACCATCGACGGACTCGCGGCACCGTTCATTCGGAGCATCGACGGCGCGCCGTCGGCTGTGATCGGAATGTCGCTGCCGGCCCTTCGCACCATGCTCGGCCGATTCGGCCTGACCTACACCGACTTCTGGCACTGAGACGGGCTTTGTAGGCTTGCGCATCGTTTCGGGCCTCATTTTTGTGCGCACATACCAAAGCTCAGCCCCGAGCGCCGAATAGGCTAAGTAACTATGCCCCGAATTACAAAAGTTCTGATTGCCAATCGTGGCGAGATCGCAGTACGAGTGATTCGGGCGGCCAGAGACTCCGGGCTCGCCTCTGTCGCCGTCTACGCCGACCAAGATCGCGAGGCCCTGCACGTTCAGCTGGCCGACGAAGCGTACGCCCTCGGCGGCACATCGAGCGCCGAGACCTACTTGGTCATCGACAAGATCCTCTCCATCGCGAAGCGCTCGGGCGCCGACGCGGTGCACCCCGGTTACGGCTTTCTCGCCGAGAACGCCGCGTTCGCTCAGGCCGTCATCGATGCCGGGCTGATCTGGATCGGCCCCTCCCCCGAGGCGATCGAGCTTCTCGGCGACAAAGTCTCTGCCCGGCACATCGCCGAGCGCGTGGGCGCACCGCTCGCTCCCGGCACCATAGATCCCGTCACGAGTGCCGACGAAGTCGTGACCTTCGCCGAGGAGTTCGGGCTGCCCGTCGCCATCAAAGCGGCTTTCGGCGGCGGCGGTCGCGGGCTCAAGGTTGCTCGCACGATCGAGGAGATTCCCGAACTCTTCGAGTCGGCGACCCGCGAAGCCGTCGCGGCGTTCGGCCGCGGCGAGTGCTTCGTCGAGAAATACCTCGACCAGCCGCGGCACGTCGAGACGCAGTGCCTCGCCGACTCTCATGGCAACGTGGTGGTCGTCTCGACCCGTGACTGCTCCTTGCAGCGCCGCCATCAGAAGCTGGTCGAAGAAGCGCCTGCACCGTTCTTGACCGACGCGCAGAACGCCGAACTGTACCGCGCCTCGAAGGCCATTCTGCGTGAGGTGTCGTACGTCGGGGCCGGAACCTGCGAGTTCTTGGTGGCGAAAGACGGCACCGTCTCGTTTCTCGAAGTGAACACGCGGCTGCAGGTCGAGCATCCGGTGTCTGAAGAGGTCACCGGCATCGACCTCGTGCGGGAGCAGTTCCGCCTCGCCGAGGGCGGCATTCTCAGTTACGACGACCCTGAGCCCCGCGGCCACTCGTTCGAGTTCCGCATCAACGGAGAAGACGCCGGCCGCGGATTTCTCCCTAGCCCCGGGCCCGTACATGTCTTCAAGGCTCCAGGCGGCCCCGGGGTACGCATCGATTCCGGCGTCACGGCCGGCGATGTCATCTCCGGCTCGTTCGACTCTCTGCTTGCAAAGCTCATCGTGACCGGCGCGACGCGTGAAGAAGCACTCGAGCGTTCGCGTCGCGCACTCGACGAGTTCGAGGTCGCCGGGTTGCCGACCGTGCTTCCGTTCCACCGCGAGATCGTTCGCGACCCGGCGTTCGCTCCTCCCGCCGGCCAGCCGTTCACGGTATACACGCGCTGGATAGAAACAGACTTCGTCAACGATATCGAGCCGTGGAGCGGGTCGCTCGAAGAATCCGCCGCACCGCAATCGCGCAGTACCGTGGTCGTCGAGGTCGACGGAAAGCGCATCGAGGTCGTGCTACCCGAACGACTCCTGACGGCCGGCGGAGCGGGTGCCAACGGCAGCCCCTCGTCGTCGCTCGGCGCTCCCCCGCGTCGACGCTCGACCGGCACCTCTGGTCGGTCTTCGACCGGTAACGCCGTCAAGGCGCCGATGCAGGCGACCATCGTCAAACTCGCTGTAGCCGAGGGCGATAAGGTCGTCAAGGGCGACCTCATTCTCGTGCTCGAAGCCATGAAGATGGAGCAGCCCATTCAGGCCCACAAAGACGGCGTCATCGGCGCCATCGACGCCACCGTCGGCACCACCGTCTCGTCGGGCCATCAGCTGCTCGAGATCGCAGACCACGCGGCCTGAGCCGCATCCTGTTGCCGATCCGCCCTCGGTTCGGGCGTCGGATGCCCGTGAGATCATAAGGGAATGTCGACACCAGCCTTTCCGCTCGTCGACGTCGGCGAGATCTCGCGGCTGGTCGGGCGCGCCGCGTTCGAACGGGGTCGCGTCTACGCCCGCGGGCGCGAGGTGCTCGAGCTGAACTGGAACGAGCAGACGCTCGTGCTCACCGGCCGCGTTCAAGGCAGCGCGTTCGAGCCGTACGAGAGCGAAGTCATTCTGCGACGCCTCGGAACGCGCTTCATCGTCGAAGGCGCGGCACTCTGCAGTTGCCCGATGCGTTCTGATTGCAAGCACGTCGCCGCCGTGCTCTTGGCCAGCAATACCCGTCACCTCGTCGAAGCGACACCCTCGATCGGCGTCGAACCGGCCCGGCAGGTTCACGGCAGCCAACGGTTCGACTCGCGCTTTCAGCCGGCCGACCCGGCCCGTACTCCTGTGCGCAGCACGCAACCGGGAGACGAATTCGCCGAGTCTTCCCTCGACCGGTGGAACACCGACGACTCGTTCGACGACACGACGCGCGAGGAGTCGGGCTGGTTTCCGCCAGAGCCACGACTGCGGCCCGAAGCCGCCGCCGAAGCGCTCGACTGGCGGTCGACGCTCGCCGCGCTCGGGCCGTCGAACAGCGCCAATGCGAGCGGGGTCGGCCGGGCATCCGGAGCTCGCCGAACGACGGGCCGCACTCCAGGAGAAACGACGGCACTCGGTCTGCAGTTCGAGATTCGGGAGTTCGTGCCCCGAACGCGTGAGCATTGGCGTGGGCCCCTGTCGCAGACGGCCAAACCGGCCGCGAGCGCAGAGGGCGGCGGCGACACCGGCGCGGTGGCGAGCGGTCATCCTCGCCGACTGGCTGTGCGCCCCGTCATGAAGAACCACGTCGGCAGCTTCGTCAAGGCGAGCCTCAGCTGGGCCACGCTGAGCCACCAGACCAATCGCCTGAACCTCGACCCCGCTCAAGCGAAGTGGTTCGCGCAGTTCGCGGCCCTGCAACGAGCCACCCGTGAGTTGTACACCGGCCAGGAGGCCGACTGGCTCTATCTCGACGACTTCACGAGCCCGCTGTTGTGGAACCTGTTCGACGAAGCAAACGAGTTGGGTATCGCTCTGCTGGGGTCGAAGAAGAGCCTGCGAGTGCGGCGGGGGCGGCACGCACGGGTACGCCTCGAAACGCACGGTGGCCACGACAGTGCGCTGCGGCTCGTGCCCGTGACGTCGCTCGACGGAGTCGACTACGAGCGCGGAGCAACCGGGTTGATCGGCTCGCACGGGGTGTATGTCTACGAACTGGGCACAAACCCGTTCATCACGTTCACGCGACTCGAAACTCCCCTCGACGAGCGGGTCGAGCCGCTTTTCGATCGCTCCAGCGGCATCGATGTTCCGGCAGACGAGGTACCGGAGTTCTTCGACCGCTACTTTCCGCGGCTGCAGCGAGCCATCGACATCGTGTCGGCCGACAGCGCCATACCGCTGCCGCGCATCTCTGCGCCGGTTCTTGTGCTCACGGCGCGTTTTCGCCCGAAGAACGTGCTTCAGCTCGACTGGGAGTGGGAGTACGGCGGAGACAAGCGCACCCGCCTTCCTCTGTCGACCGATTCTGTGACAAACATCGGTGTGAGCGACATTGGTGTGACCGACATCGATCTGAGCGACATCGACCGGCACGACGAAGTCGAGAGCCAGACTCTCGCGCTGGTCATTCCCCTCATACAGCGGCTGATCGACGACCACAGCGATGCGGGAATCGACGGCGCGATCAACGAGTCGGTCACCGAACCGGCCCGATTGGTCGAGCATCTGGTGCTGCAAGGCTTCGAAGCCGCCGTTTTCACCGACAAGGTGCTGAGCGAGCTGCAGCATGTCGCCGGCGTGCGGGTCGACATCGTCGGTAAGCGGCCGGCGTATCGCGAGCTCAGCGGCGTGCCCGAACTCACTGTGACCACGGTCGAAAGCGAGAAGCGCGACTGGTTCGACCTCGGCATCGTCGTGAACATGAACGGCTACCGCATACCTTTCGCTCCGCTGTTCAAGGCCCTCGCTCGCAAGCAGAAGAAACTGCTGATGGTCGACAAGACCTACCTCGCGCTCGACCATCCGGTTTTCGAGCGTCTGCGTGAGCTGCTCGAAGAGGCCTCGGGCCTCGACGAGTGGGAGACCGGTGTTCGCATCACCAGGTACCAGGCCGATCTGTGGAGCGAGTTCGAAGACCTGGCAGAAGAGTCCGAGCAGGCCGTGACGTGGCGAGACGCCGTCTCTGTCTTGAGCGGATCGACAGCCCCCGACACCCTGCCGGTGCCAGCGCAACTGCAGGCGACGCTGCGGCCGTATCAGCATGACGGATTCGAATGGCTCGCCTTTCTCTTTCATCATCGGCTCGGCGGAGTGCTCGCCGACGACATGGGGCTCGGTAAGACGCTGCAGACCCTCGCGCTGATCGCCCATACCCGAGCCGCCCCGACGCAGCCCGATCTGGCCCATCACGGCTCGGCGCAGCCACCGGCAGACCGCGTCGAGGGCGCGAGACCGGCGGCCCCGTTTCTCGTGGTGGCGCCGACCTCGGTGGTTTCGAACTGGGTCAATGAGGCCGCCCGGTTCACCCCCGATCTTGTTGTGCGGTCGGTGACCGCCACCCAGGCGAAGAGCGCATCTACTCTCGCCGAGCTGGCAGAGGGCGCCGATGTGCTCGTGACGAGTTACGCACTGTTCCGGCTCGACGCGCCGGCCTACCGCGCTCTGAGCTGGTCTGCGCTGGTGCTCGACGAGGCTCAGTTCGTGAAGAACCATACGTCGAAGTTGCACCGCTGCGCGAAAGACCTCGATGCGCCGGTGAAGTTCGCGATCACGGGCACCCCCATCGAGAACAATCTGATGGAGCTGTGGGCGCTGTTCGACATCGTTGCACCGGGCCTGTTTCCGTCGTCTCGAAAGTTCACCGAAGACTATGTCAGGCCTCTCGGTCACGGCTTCGACTCTGAGATTCTCACCAAGCTGCGCCGCCGAATCCGCCCCTTTCTGCTGCGCAGAACCAAAGAACTCGTGGCACCAGAGCTTCCGGCGAAGCAAGAACAGGTGCTCAGCATCGGCCTCGCGCCATCGCACCGCAGCCTCTACGACACCTATTTTCAGCGTGAGCGGCAGAAGCTGCTCGGCCTGATCGACGACCTCGATAGGAATCGGCTCATCGTGTTCCGTTCGCTGACGCTCCTGCGCCTGTTGAGCCTCGACGCCTCGCTGATCGACGAGAAGTACGCTGCGGTGCCCTCGGCAAAACTGGATGCCCTGCTCGAGCACCTCGACGACGTCGCCGCCGAAGGGCACCGTGCCCTTGTATTCAGCCAATTCACTTCCTTTCTGAAACGTGCTGCCGAGCGGCTCGATGCCCAGGGCATCGAGTACGAATACCTCGATGGCTCCACCAGGCGACGCTCCGAGGTCATCGACCGGTTCAAGACCGGCCGCGCGCCCGTGTTCTTGATCAGCCTGAAAGCCGGTGGGTTCGGGCTGAACCTCACCGAGGCCGACTATGTGTTTCTGCTCGACCCTTGGTGGAACCCGGCGTCGGAGACTCAGGCCATCGACCGCACGCATCGCATCGGCCAGAAGCAGAGCGTCAACGTCTACCGCCTCGTCTCGGCCGACACCATCGAAGAGAAGGTGATGGCTTTGAAGGAGCAGAAGGCTCAGCTGTTCGACGCGGTTCTCGACGACGATGCGACGTTCAGCTCGGCGCTCACGGCCGATGACATCCGCGGGCTGTTCGACACCTGATTCGCTTGAGCTACAAGCCGCACGCCTCCGTGGAGAACCAGCACCCGGTGCTGCCGGGACGCGGGGCCACCACCATCACAACGTGTTGGGCGCTCGATTGACCTGCCGCGTTGGTGACGACGAGATCGAATTCGTAGGTGCCCGACGAGGCCGGAATACCCGACAACTCGCCGCTCGCCGTCATCGTGATGCCCGGTGGCCTCCCACCAGTGGCGTGGAACACCTCGGGATCGACGCCAGACGCACTGAACGTCATGTCGAAGGGCTGCCCGACCGCTGCTACGAGCTCAGGCGGGAAGGAATCTATGCGAGGTGACATGTCGACGCGGGCGATCGAACTCGTGTCACTGTTGGCGATGTACACCGCTCCGCTGTCGGATGCAGTGATGGATTCGCCGAAAGGCGTACCGCTCAGGCTGGCGACTTCTCCGACGACCATTCCGTCGGCCGAGAGCATCGACACCGCATTCGTGCCGAGATCGCTCGTGTAGATGTTGCCGAGCGCATCACTCGTGATCGCAGCCGGATGCTCGCTCGGATGAGCCCGATTCTCGACGACGTTGGCGCCGGGCGGCAGCGCGAGATCGACTTTCGAGACGGTTTCGCGGGAGGGGCTGAGAACGTAAAGAAATCCGTGATGATCGAACGCCAAGTCGATCGGATAGAAACCGGCCGGCAGCTCGGCCCACGACGCGACGACGGTGCCTCGACCGGCCAGATCGAACGTGATTCGCGAGACGGTGCCGTCGCCGTCATTGGCCGTATAGAGCTGACCGTCGTCGGCGAAGTGCAGCGCAACCGGCTCGGCCCCGTGCGCCAGGGGGTATGTGTCGATGAGGGCCCCCGTCGGCGAGAGGCGGCTCACGCTGTCGTCGGTTGCGGTTGCCACGAAGATGTCTCCGATAGAGCTCACCGTGACGGCGACGGGGTGCCGACCATCAAGCGCCGTGCCGAGGTTCGCCGCGAACGCGGCGTCGACGAGCCCGGTTGCCGAGTCGAGCTTGTACACCGTGCTGAGAGTGGTGCTCGTGACGTAAAGGGCACCCCGGGCATCCTGAGCCAGGCCCTGCGGAAGCGAACCGGGAGGCAGCGTGCCGTCGAAGAGACCGTCGATTGTTCCGTCAGGCAGAATCTTCGAGACCGAATCCGTACCGCTGTCGGCCGTGAAAATGCTACCGTCTGGGGCACTGAGAATAGCGCTGGGTCGAGCTGCCGCGGGCAATGCGCCGAACCAATCGTTCACCACAGGGGCTGCCGTAGCGCCGAGCGCCCCGGCCCCGAGAACAAGCAGAACAGCGACGAGGCCCGCAACCACGAGCTTCACGCTTCTGCGCCCGGGCGCCTTCGTACATAGTCGTTTCACGGTCATCCTTTCACCGGCTGCGGTGAACCCGGATGGCTCGACCGCACGATGTGAGGATATATCAGCTCACGGCTAGGCTTGCGCCCCTTCGACGACCTGTGGATAACTGGTGACGTGCGAGCTGACAAACCCAGTTATCCACAGGCATGACCAACAAGCAAGAGTTCAGCATCCCGAAGCCGGCCGCGTCTCTCCACACCGAGGCCGACGCATACCTCCTGCTTGAGAATCTGCGCTGGGGAGGCGAGCCGGAATCGTGCCCGAAGTGCGGCGCTCACGGTCGCTGTTACTACCTGAACCCGGCGAACGATTCGAGCCGCAAAACCCGTACAGGTTCCGTTTCGGAGCGCCGCGTGTGGAAATGCAGACATTGCAAGAAACAGTTCTCGGTTCTTACGGACACGATTTTTCATGGCAGGAAAATCACCATCCGGACATGGCTGCTTGTCCTCTTCGAAATGTGCTCATCCAAGAACTCGGTTGCCGCACGCGAGATCGCCCGAAAGTATGAGATCACGAACGAGAGCGCGCGGCACATGGTGCACCGCATCCGTGAGGCGATGAAGCGGGAGCCAGTCGCGTCGCTGTTCGAGGGCAGCGTTGTGGCCGACAAAACGTTTATCGGCGGCAACCCGGCGAACCGTCACCGCAACGATCCGCGCGAACTGCCACGCAAGTCCGGCACCACGGACAAGCCGCCGGTATTTGCTCTGGTGCACTTCGAAACCCGTGAAGTTCGCTCAATGGTCGTCAACGACGTCACCGGCTAAACCCTGGTCAACAAGATCAAAGAGAACGCGGAGTTGGCGGAGACATACCTGCAGACCGACAGCGCTAAGGCGTACCTGACGACCGCGCCGCACGTCGCCAGTCACGTGTTCGTCAACCACGCCGCCGGTATCTGGAAGCTCAAGGGTGGCGCTTCCACCAACTTGCTGGAACGGTTCTTCTCGCAACTCAAGCGTTCGCTCGACGGTACACACCCCAGCGTCTCCACGGAGCACCTTAAGCGTTATCTGGCACAGTTCGACTGGCTCTACTCGAGCAGCAAGAGCACTGATTCTGAGCGGATGAAGATGCTCCTCGGCCAAGTGCAAGGTCGGCGGCTGACGTACAAGCCAATGGTAGCCGGAGCCGGAGGGCTGTTAATTCTTATAAATCTGACGTAATATGTGGACCGGACGGGGATTGGACCCGCTAGGGGAGCCTCCAACAGCAACCTGGCAACCATGCCCCGGCCCTAACAAAGACCGATCCGACAAGGTGACAGCCTTAGCCGAACCGGTCTCGTGTATTGCCCCCGCCGTTCTCCTGTCAGAGTGCTGGCGGCGGGGGCTTACGCCCTCCTCATAATCCACCCGACTCTGTAGTGGATTCGGCGGCGGCACCGGATCGGTAACCCCGCAGCTTTTTAATGATGTCGAGCACAAAAGATTCGTCTTCGTCGCTTACGGCGAAAAGATCGACGTCGTAGGTGACGGTGACTGTGCCGCCGGAATTCAGAATCACGGTCTGGGAGTGTCCAGCCGCACCGGAGTTACCGGTCCCGTTCGACTGCTGCTGGTCAGCCGTACCTGCACCCGGCGGCGGTGGCGGCTTGCGTCGCCCCGAATTCTTTTTTGGTTTGGAGCTACCGGGTGAACCCGAACCCGAGCGCGTCGAGGGGAAATGCACACTGAGTTCCAGACCTGAGCCACGAGCAGCGTGGAGGAAAAAGGTAATCGCCTTGCGCCGGGTGTCAGCCGAGGCAATCGACGGGTAATCAGAATTGAAGACTTCCGTAAGAGCGGCAGATGTTCCACTCTGGTCAGATACGCGCATCGGACCGCTGTAACACTCCCGAATCATCTCCCCAAACAGGGTGCGGCGCTGCTCCGCGTCGGTCGCCGTGAGGTTGGTTAGCGCGGTCTGCACATTACCTTCGCTGTCAGTAAACCCGAACGACGTCAGTGCCATGGTGAGGTTGGCTTGGTCTGTGCCCGACTTGCTGCTCATGAGCGAGCGGTCGATGCGCGGCGGCAACGGCTTAGCCGCCAGCTCCTCGATGAAGTTCCAGAACGTCTGAAACGACATGTAAGGAGGCCGAAAGCCGGACGCTTCGGTATCCATCTGTATCTCCCTTATGGCAGACCATCCGCCGCGTTCAATAAGACTGCCATAAGAGATCTTCGTTAAGCAATCTTCCAGAAGATATTTCTTCACAAAGGCTTTGGCAGACGCCAGGCTGGACGTATGGCAATTAACCGAGGAGATCAAGTAGAAGTAACAACGGCCACTGGCCAACGCATCATAGTGCGGGCACTTGGGTCACCCGAGCCAGGCCATTCCTTCGAGGTTCTGTGGGTCGCGACCGAGGACGAATGGGAACGCGCAGAAGGCGCAGACGAACGCGCGGACGGCATTCCGTGGCCTACAGACGCTGTTCGTGAACTGGCATCGCTATGAGCGAAAAGGCTGATGTACCAAACGCAGAGGTCGACCCCGAGGCATTTCTAGCTGCTCTGCTACAAATCAGCCCCGAGGACGCTAAAGCAGTCCGCGACGACGCGACCGAGAAGGCCGGTAAGGATGCGAGCGGTAAGCGTGACGCTCAGCAGTGAATGACCATATATCCGGGATGGCAGAGTATTACAAGCTGATCCCCGGTCTCGATCACGTGGAATCCACGCTGCATGGCTTCATCGATCAGATCTTCCATCGACCCATATTGGTGCACTGATTGAATCGACCTCCGCACAACTCCACCGGTTCTCGCTTGGTATGAATTGAAGATGTCTGTGGTCCACGTCACGGTCTGAGCGTAGCGAAAAAGCGAGTTTCCGCCAACGGATTTGGGTTTGTCAACCCGCACTTCACCGGATAACTCGGCGTACGGCCGAATGTCAGAGAACGATGTGCATGGCCCGCGCCGCGTCGGTGATCGACCCAGTGAGCGAGGGATACACCGAGAAGGCACGAGAGAGCTGATCGACGGTGAGGCGATGCTCGACGGCCAGCGCGATAGAGAAGATGAGCTCAGACGCTTTCGGCGCCACGACGACCCCACCGATGACGGTGCCAGACCCCGTGCGGGCGAACAGTTTGACGAAGCCGTCTTTGACGCCCATCATCTTTGCGCGCGGATTCTCTGAGAGCGGCAGCTTGTAGATATCGCCCTGTGCGATGCCCTCTTCGATCTGGCGTTGGGTCCAGCCGACGGTTGCGATCTCGGGCTGAGTGAAGATGTTCGACGCCACGTTGCGAATCTCGGTGGGGTTCACCGCGTCTCCCATCGCGTGGAAGACGGCGGTACGGCCCTGCATCGACGCGACGGAGGCGAGTGGAAGAAAGGTGGTGCAGTCGCCCGCGGCATAAATGCTCGGTACGCTCGTTCGAGCGACCCGGTTGACGCGAATGTGACCGGATTCGGTGAGCTGAACGCCGGCCTCTTCGAGCCCGATGCCTGCGGTGTTCGGGATGGCGCCGACGGCCATGAGACAGTGCGTTCCCTCGACGATGCGCCCGTCGGAGAGCGTTGCGATCACGCCGTTCTCGGTGCGCACGACCGAATCCGCGCGCGATTTCGACAGAACCGTCATGCCGTTGCGCCGAAAGACGTTCTCGATGACCGCAGCGGCGTCAGCATCTTCTCCCGGAAGAACCTGATCTCGGCTCGAGATGAGGGTGACCTTCGAGCCGAGGGCGGTATATGCGGAGGCGAACTCGGCACCGGTGACACCGGAGCCGACGACGATGAGATGCTCAGGGATCGCCTCGAGTGAGTACAGCTGGGTCCACGTGAAGATACGCTCACCGTCTGGCATGGCGCTCGTGAGAAGCCGCGGGCTGGCCCCGACCGAGACGACGATAGTGTCGCCTTCGATTCGGTCGAAATCGACACCGTTCGGGCCCTGGCCTGTTGAGACGATGACGGCGTCACGACCATCCAGTCGCCCCTCGCCCTGCACGATTCGAACGCCCGAACGGATGAGCGTGGATTTCATGTCTTCGGACTGCTGACGTGCAAGACCGAGCAGCCTCTTATTGACGGCGGCGATGTTGACCGCCACGTCGGGCCGAACCGGGCGGCCGGATTCGGTGCGACTGAAGAACTGCACCCCGAGATCGGCGGCCTCGCCGATGGCGTTCGCCGCCTCGGCCGTGGCGATGAGCGTCTTCGACGGAACGACGTCGGTCAGTACGGCCGCCCCACC
Coding sequences:
- a CDS encoding NAD(P)H-quinone dehydrogenase, whose protein sequence is MAYEFERKQRITILGGGPGGYEAAIAGAQLGADVTLVERVGVGGAAVLTDVVPSKTLIATAEAANAIGEAADLGVQFFSRTESGRPVRPDVAVNIAAVNKRLLGLARQQSEDMKSTLIRSGVRIVQGEGRLDGRDAVIVSTGQGPNGVDFDRIEGDTIVVSVGASPRLLTSAMPDGERIFTWTQLYSLEAIPEHLIVVGSGVTGAEFASAYTALGSKVTLISSRDQVLPGEDADAAAVIENVFRRNGMTVLSKSRADSVVRTENGVIATLSDGRIVEGTHCLMAVGAIPNTAGIGLEEAGVQLTESGHIRVNRVARTSVPSIYAAGDCTTFLPLASVASMQGRTAVFHAMGDAVNPTEIRNVASNIFTQPEIATVGWTQRQIEEGIAQGDIYKLPLSENPRAKMMGVKDGFVKLFARTGSGTVIGGVVVAPKASELIFSIALAVEHRLTVDQLSRAFSVYPSLTGSITDAARAMHIVL